Proteins from a genomic interval of Paenibacillus sp. FSL H8-0048:
- a CDS encoding ABC-2 transporter permease codes for MRGLLLNNYYSLQNTIKTSLGIALMLALVPLAVIDNSILNAIIGAQILVFVVSIGASLQADEASKWNRFELTLPIRRRTVIYAKYLSFLLLILMGTATSLLTIGVIYAKGVDTSGWSLSTGFTFGLSLAITTLAVYYPIVLKFGVDKSELMVMVAAGIAVVLRILVWLLLRRYMDGVNFNGPETGYASLLLAVLLFAVSYVTAVRIHRNKEF; via the coding sequence ATGCGCGGACTGCTGCTTAATAACTACTACTCGCTGCAAAATACGATCAAGACTTCCCTGGGCATTGCGCTGATGCTGGCGCTGGTCCCATTGGCCGTAATTGATAACTCTATACTGAATGCCATCATTGGTGCGCAGATTCTGGTCTTTGTGGTGAGCATCGGAGCCTCCCTGCAGGCAGATGAGGCATCGAAGTGGAACCGCTTTGAGCTCACATTGCCGATCAGAAGGAGAACGGTGATCTATGCCAAGTACTTAAGCTTTCTGCTGCTGATTCTGATGGGGACGGCTACGAGCCTGCTTACTATAGGGGTGATCTATGCCAAAGGCGTGGACACCTCGGGCTGGAGCCTGTCCACCGGGTTCACGTTCGGTTTATCGCTGGCCATCACAACGCTGGCGGTCTATTATCCGATTGTGCTTAAATTCGGTGTGGACAAAAGCGAGCTGATGGTGATGGTAGCCGCTGGAATCGCTGTAGTCCTCCGGATTCTGGTTTGGCTGCTCCTGCGCCGGTATATGGACGGTGTCAACTTCAATGGACCAGAGACCGGGTATGCATCCCTGCTGTTGGCGGTTCTCTTGTTCGCCGTATCTTATGTGACGGCCGTGCGGATTCACCGGAATAAGGAGTTCTGA
- a CDS encoding ABC transporter ATP-binding protein has translation MNLSLEITGLTKSYADSGFMLDNVSFAIPSGSIMGFVGENGAGKTTTIKSILNTVQIDSGTIRLLGREMTDTDMALREDIGVVLDSANFPAVLTPAKLAKVMRGVYKQWDQEVYAKLTGKFGLPMNQKISGFSRGMTMKLAIAAALSHHPKLLILDEATSGLDPVTREEILEVFLEFVEDERHAILMSSHITSDLEKIADYITFIHQGQIILTAMKDELIYDYGVARCTSGQFQSIDEGDRLAYRVREHQTDVLVRDRRIFEQQYSGITVDQVSIEEILLLLVKGAK, from the coding sequence ATGAATCTTAGTTTGGAAATCACCGGACTGACCAAGTCCTATGCCGATTCCGGCTTTATGCTGGACAATGTATCATTCGCTATTCCCAGCGGATCGATTATGGGGTTCGTGGGGGAGAACGGGGCCGGGAAGACGACAACGATCAAGTCCATTCTGAACACAGTTCAGATTGACAGCGGAACGATCCGGCTGCTGGGCCGCGAGATGACGGATACAGACATGGCATTACGCGAAGACATCGGAGTGGTGCTGGATTCGGCCAATTTCCCGGCGGTGCTGACCCCGGCTAAGCTGGCTAAGGTCATGCGCGGCGTCTATAAGCAGTGGGACCAGGAAGTCTACGCCAAGCTTACAGGGAAGTTCGGCCTGCCTATGAACCAGAAGATCAGCGGGTTCTCACGGGGGATGACGATGAAGCTGGCGATTGCTGCCGCCTTGTCACACCATCCCAAGCTGTTGATTCTGGATGAGGCCACTTCAGGGCTGGACCCGGTGACCAGAGAGGAGATTCTGGAGGTGTTCCTGGAATTCGTAGAGGATGAGCGTCACGCTATACTGATGTCCTCCCATATCACAAGCGATCTGGAGAAAATCGCCGATTATATCACCTTCATCCATCAAGGGCAGATCATTCTGACAGCGATGAAGGATGAGTTGATCTACGACTACGGCGTGGCCCGCTGTACCAGCGGCCAGTTCCAGAGTATTGATGAAGGAGACAGGCTGGCTTACCGGGTGAGGGAGCATCAGACCGATGTGCTGGTGAGAGACAGAAGAATCTTTGAGCAGCAATATAGCGGGATCACCGTCGATCAGGTATCTATTGAAGAAATTCTACTGCTGCTGGTAAAGGGGGCGAAATAG
- a CDS encoding cryptochrome/photolyase family protein, with translation MILFIHRKDLRTADLPAFDAIAAAGVCSLHVLILEPFLLRNKRYLEHSGRNFLQHVARLRQEYAEQGKQLHLLYGEPEEILRRLAQLHPIQEVSIHADYTPYALKRDQLLRETAHALGLRFQAPHDRMLCDDLEDFMDWCGRSEPFKVFTPFYRRWRTYLAQRFRPPYTEGVESLQTADLHPEVRDAFRIPEEITQQLTPMDLDAKVMNPGLTLEDFIMKELRHYPDTRDQYAEDRTSRMSSHLNVGAISARAVYSRLIEENGLGEEWLRQLAWRDFYLYQARLDGDFFNYEKVYDLSALGTQHFEAWSQGRTGVPVIDAAMRQLNATGWMPNRLRMITAMFLTKNLGCPFIYGERYFRLKLSDYDNAQNRGGWLWSSSLGFDASPYFRVMNPVTQSQTHDPGGSYIRTWLPERADWSDKDIHLPADDAIVDLKRSRALAIEVYKEIMRSRKK, from the coding sequence ATGATCCTCTTCATTCACCGCAAAGATCTGCGGACTGCTGATCTGCCGGCCTTTGACGCTATAGCTGCTGCCGGAGTATGCTCACTGCATGTATTAATACTGGAGCCGTTTCTGCTAAGGAATAAGCGTTATCTGGAGCATAGCGGCCGCAATTTCCTCCAGCATGTTGCCCGCCTCCGGCAGGAATATGCGGAGCAAGGCAAGCAACTCCATCTCCTGTACGGGGAGCCGGAGGAGATCCTCAGACGGCTGGCACAGCTGCATCCCATTCAGGAGGTCAGCATACATGCAGACTATACCCCCTATGCCCTTAAGCGGGACCAGTTGCTGCGAGAGACTGCCCATGCGCTGGGACTTCGCTTCCAGGCACCGCATGACCGTATGCTCTGTGATGATCTGGAAGATTTCATGGATTGGTGCGGCCGGAGTGAGCCGTTCAAGGTGTTCACCCCCTTCTACCGCCGCTGGCGCACCTACCTCGCTCAGCGGTTTCGGCCCCCGTACACTGAGGGAGTGGAGAGCTTGCAGACGGCGGATCTTCATCCAGAGGTGAGAGATGCCTTCAGGATTCCTGAGGAAATAACACAGCAGCTCACTCCAATGGACCTCGACGCCAAGGTGATGAATCCAGGCCTCACACTGGAGGATTTCATTATGAAAGAACTCCGGCATTACCCGGATACCCGCGACCAGTACGCGGAGGACCGGACAAGCCGGATGAGCAGCCATCTGAATGTTGGGGCTATCTCAGCACGCGCTGTCTATAGCAGGCTGATTGAAGAAAATGGGCTGGGGGAGGAATGGCTGCGGCAATTGGCCTGGAGGGATTTCTATCTGTATCAGGCGAGGCTGGACGGGGATTTCTTCAATTATGAGAAGGTCTATGATCTGTCTGCTCTGGGAACACAGCACTTCGAGGCGTGGTCCCAGGGCAGAACCGGCGTTCCGGTCATCGATGCGGCCATGCGCCAGTTGAATGCAACCGGCTGGATGCCGAACCGCCTTCGGATGATTACGGCGATGTTCCTGACGAAGAATCTGGGCTGTCCGTTCATCTACGGCGAACGTTATTTCCGGCTCAAGCTAAGCGATTACGACAATGCCCAGAACCGTGGCGGCTGGCTGTGGAGCTCTTCGCTCGGCTTCGATGCCTCTCCCTATTTCCGGGTGATGAATCCGGTCACCCAATCCCAGACTCATGATCCGGGGGGCAGCTATATCCGTACCTGGCTGCCAGAACGCGCAGACTGGTCTGACAAAGACATTCATTTGCCTGCCGATGATGCCATCGTTGACCTGAAGCGGTCCCGGGCGCTGGCCATTGAAGTCTATAAAGAGATTATGCGAAGCCGCAAGAAATGA
- a CDS encoding metallophosphoesterase — MFIILGLVFIAIYALVVFYIGWSGWSWIKPVVSGRFRLFYIIVLIFLASSLILSRVVAGSAVLSVIGSYWLAVFSLLLMLLPLVHLMVWLTKLSKLPRRAVQKWSGILTLVILIALIGYGSYNAYSPVVRSYEVQIDKPGPAGGKLHIVMASDMHFGYLSGKRHAERMVQEINALRPDLILLPGDIVDDDVRPYKDKGLGAVLAKLEAPLGVYASLGNHDRFKGGTEEIIGLLKESGMQVLYDEDVEVGGWLTLIGRKDYSDKERAKLADLTKDIDHAKPVFMLEHQPVEFGIAEEQGIDLMVSGHTHRGQIAPANLITSRVFENDWGYLKKGKLNTVVSSGYGFWGPPIRIGSRSEVVSIQVQFSNAGK, encoded by the coding sequence ATGTTTATTATTCTCGGACTGGTATTTATTGCGATATATGCCCTGGTAGTCTTCTATATTGGCTGGAGCGGCTGGAGCTGGATCAAGCCGGTTGTCTCCGGACGGTTCCGGCTGTTCTACATCATCGTACTGATCTTTCTGGCCAGCTCGCTGATTCTCTCCAGAGTGGTGGCGGGGTCAGCGGTCTTAAGCGTCATAGGCAGCTACTGGCTGGCCGTATTCAGTCTGCTGCTCATGCTTCTTCCTCTCGTACACCTGATGGTCTGGCTCACGAAGCTGTCCAAGCTGCCGCGCCGCGCGGTTCAGAAGTGGTCCGGTATCCTGACGCTGGTTATTCTGATCGCCCTGATTGGATATGGAAGCTATAACGCGTACAGCCCGGTTGTGCGTTCCTATGAGGTGCAGATTGACAAGCCGGGTCCGGCCGGCGGGAAGCTTCACATTGTGATGGCTTCGGATATGCACTTCGGTTATTTATCCGGCAAACGCCATGCGGAGCGGATGGTGCAGGAGATTAACGCCTTGCGCCCCGATCTGATCCTGCTTCCGGGCGACATCGTGGATGATGACGTCAGGCCCTATAAGGACAAAGGCCTCGGCGCTGTGCTGGCGAAGCTTGAAGCTCCGCTTGGTGTGTATGCTTCCCTGGGGAACCACGACCGGTTCAAGGGCGGGACAGAGGAGATCATCGGCCTGCTGAAGGAGAGCGGGATGCAGGTGCTCTATGATGAAGACGTCGAGGTGGGCGGCTGGCTCACCCTGATTGGACGTAAGGATTACAGTGATAAGGAGCGGGCCAAGCTGGCCGATCTGACCAAGGATATCGATCATGCCAAGCCGGTGTTCATGCTGGAGCATCAGCCGGTGGAGTTCGGAATTGCAGAGGAGCAGGGCATCGACCTGATGGTCTCCGGCCATACACACCGCGGGCAGATCGCGCCGGCCAATCTAATCACTTCCAGGGTGTTCGAGAATGACTGGGGGTATTTGAAGAAGGGGAAACTGAATACCGTTGTCTCTTCAGGCTATGGCTTCTGGGGCCCGCCGATCCGCATCGGTTCACGCTCGGAGGTAGTGTCCATTCAGGTGCAGTTTTCGAATGCAGGTAAGTAA
- a CDS encoding MFS transporter: MAKPFFPRLEGNSRGCLTFEPFFLIPFSMFSTYATLYMYELGLTELNIGWITTIGLIVQVFSSLLSGYLTDRLGRKRAILYFDLLSWSLATLLWAFSQNLWFFVAAAVINGFQRVPHIAFYCLIVEDTRPADRTYVFTLLQIIGVIGGLFAPLGGLLVHQYGMVTGMRIMYVLAFLFMTFQFVGRHLTTRETEAGIRKRQETRKLGLRESMIEYGGAFRDLGAERNLLLIFGVYILFNFQATLKSTYLYLYLADYIHLDSGILSLFPAVTSVIMLLTLWLLMPRIPDQSANRAMMAGFGLSALSNAMLVLYPSASFIWIGLSTILAAVGLMISSPYLEAAVQNAIDDDKRAKVFSMLSVLILLFTAPAGIIGGWAYKLDPRIPLWLVTAAFAASYLLLYLYRRRTAPQST, from the coding sequence ATGGCAAAACCCTTTTTTCCGCGGCTGGAGGGAAACAGCCGGGGCTGCTTGACCTTTGAGCCTTTTTTCCTGATTCCCTTTAGCATGTTCTCTACCTATGCCACCCTGTACATGTATGAGCTTGGACTCACCGAGCTGAACATCGGCTGGATAACAACCATCGGACTCATAGTACAGGTATTCTCCTCTTTGCTCAGCGGATATTTAACGGACCGGCTGGGACGCAAGCGGGCTATACTATACTTTGACCTGCTCAGTTGGAGCCTCGCCACCTTATTATGGGCCTTCTCACAGAACCTGTGGTTTTTCGTGGCGGCTGCGGTGATTAACGGCTTCCAGCGTGTGCCGCATATCGCCTTTTATTGCCTGATTGTTGAAGATACCCGCCCCGCTGACCGGACCTATGTATTCACACTGCTGCAAATTATCGGGGTGATCGGAGGCCTGTTCGCACCGCTGGGCGGTCTGCTTGTCCACCAGTATGGCATGGTCACGGGCATGAGGATCATGTACGTGCTGGCCTTCCTCTTCATGACCTTCCAGTTCGTGGGCCGTCACCTGACTACCCGGGAGACCGAGGCCGGCATCCGCAAAAGACAGGAGACCCGGAAGCTCGGCCTCAGGGAGAGTATGATTGAATACGGCGGCGCCTTCCGTGACCTGGGGGCTGAGCGCAATCTGCTGCTGATCTTCGGCGTATACATTCTGTTCAACTTCCAGGCTACGCTGAAAAGCACCTACCTGTACCTGTATCTGGCAGATTACATCCATCTGGACAGCGGCATCCTCTCACTGTTCCCCGCAGTGACCTCAGTCATCATGCTGCTGACTCTGTGGCTGCTGATGCCCAGAATCCCGGATCAGAGTGCTAACCGCGCAATGATGGCAGGCTTCGGCTTATCTGCTCTGTCGAATGCCATGCTGGTTCTCTATCCGTCAGCGAGCTTCATCTGGATCGGGCTGAGCACCATTCTGGCAGCCGTAGGCCTCATGATCAGCTCTCCTTATCTGGAAGCAGCCGTGCAGAACGCCATTGACGATGATAAGCGGGCCAAGGTCTTCTCTATGCTGTCCGTCCTGATTCTGTTATTCACCGCACCTGCGGGCATTATCGGAGGCTGGGCGTACAAGCTCGACCCGAGAATTCCACTGTGGCTGGTAACCGCAGCGTTCGCTGCCTCTTATCTGCTACTGTATCTATACCGCAGACGGACTGCTCCGCAGAGCACATGA
- a CDS encoding serine hydrolase domain-containing protein, with product MIVLFAVLLLLCGGVTAKAAEQGSGTARGGGATPSGIPLNGLEAFVDEYVEEYIGTQTVGASVVMVKDGQIVLSKGYGYADVEQQIPVSPDTVMEWGSISKLAVWTSVMQLAEQGKLDLSEDIRKLLPENFLTKLKYDEPITMLQLMNHSAGFEEYMFDMAYQSPKEVRSLEEGLKLAQPAQIYRPGEVVAYSNYGNSLAAYIVERISGQPYHEYVQEHIFEPLGMKHSIAYSVVEDRPELLEHKAKGYFFAGKGSFKQGSWNYMSMYPNGGNNGTAEDLAKFAMAFIPAAGEQSPLFQKSGTLDTMLTRSHSAAEAMPGIAHGFWEYPGAHRTLGHGGNTIAFATNLMLVPEDRFAVIVMTNQAGESHIVHGLTKAAVGQRAQTETAVLPDVSEVEGRFVAARRPGHGFMKLFPYLTMMKLEPQGEGQLQVSLVGMSGSYQQVQPYLYEKTGGDSGLDAWPMLYAKVNEGKVETVSVYTTDYLPLSPGRSMPMLLISAALAALAIAYFVIAPFVLLVQAFLGKRRALRNRPAPRSANRKLTAGLTLTGTGLVVNNLVLALRMLSNSERAYADVYPQIIVNIALTGLAALLIAALLLTLMKRRSPSVPPARNHWPAIVPMVMMSILLAQLVFWEFYS from the coding sequence ATGATAGTTCTATTCGCGGTATTACTGCTGTTGTGCGGAGGGGTTACAGCGAAGGCGGCAGAGCAAGGCAGTGGAACGGCACGTGGCGGGGGAGCTACCCCATCCGGTATCCCGCTGAACGGGCTGGAAGCTTTTGTAGACGAGTATGTTGAAGAGTACATAGGAACGCAGACCGTAGGCGCGTCGGTTGTGATGGTTAAGGATGGACAGATTGTGTTGTCCAAGGGGTACGGCTACGCCGATGTGGAGCAGCAGATCCCTGTCTCCCCGGATACGGTCATGGAATGGGGCTCGATCAGCAAGCTTGCAGTTTGGACTTCAGTCATGCAGCTGGCCGAGCAGGGGAAGCTGGATTTGAGCGAAGATATCCGTAAGCTTCTGCCGGAGAATTTCTTAACCAAGCTGAAGTATGACGAGCCGATCACGATGCTGCAGCTGATGAACCACAGTGCCGGATTCGAAGAGTATATGTTCGACATGGCATATCAGTCTCCTAAGGAAGTGCGGTCACTGGAAGAAGGGCTAAAGCTGGCCCAGCCGGCTCAGATCTACAGACCGGGTGAGGTGGTCGCTTATTCCAACTACGGCAACTCGCTGGCCGCCTACATTGTGGAGAGAATCAGCGGGCAACCGTATCATGAATACGTCCAGGAGCATATTTTTGAGCCGCTGGGTATGAAGCATTCTATCGCGTATTCTGTGGTGGAAGATCGTCCGGAGCTGCTGGAGCACAAGGCAAAAGGGTATTTCTTCGCCGGTAAAGGCTCCTTCAAACAGGGCTCATGGAATTATATGTCCATGTACCCTAACGGCGGCAATAACGGGACTGCGGAGGATCTGGCCAAGTTTGCCATGGCCTTCATTCCAGCAGCCGGAGAGCAATCCCCGTTGTTCCAGAAGTCGGGTACGCTGGATACGATGCTGACCCGGAGTCATTCCGCTGCGGAAGCTATGCCGGGCATCGCCCATGGATTCTGGGAGTATCCCGGGGCACACCGGACACTGGGACATGGCGGGAACACGATTGCTTTTGCCACCAATCTGATGCTTGTGCCGGAAGACCGGTTTGCGGTTATCGTCATGACGAATCAGGCGGGCGAATCTCATATTGTTCATGGTCTGACCAAAGCGGCAGTGGGACAGAGAGCGCAGACGGAGACAGCGGTTCTGCCGGACGTGTCAGAGGTGGAAGGCAGATTCGTGGCAGCGCGCCGTCCCGGACACGGCTTCATGAAGCTGTTCCCTTATCTCACGATGATGAAGCTTGAGCCTCAGGGCGAAGGTCAGCTTCAGGTGTCTCTTGTCGGGATGAGCGGGAGCTATCAGCAGGTTCAGCCCTACCTCTATGAGAAGACGGGCGGGGATTCAGGGCTGGATGCGTGGCCGATGCTGTATGCTAAAGTGAACGAGGGAAAGGTAGAGACTGTCTCGGTGTACACCACCGATTATCTGCCGCTGTCTCCGGGCCGGTCCATGCCGATGCTGCTCATCAGTGCAGCACTTGCTGCACTGGCGATTGCTTATTTTGTAATTGCTCCGTTTGTGTTGCTGGTACAGGCATTTCTGGGCAAAAGGAGAGCTCTCCGTAACCGTCCTGCCCCCCGTTCCGCTAACCGGAAGCTTACGGCCGGATTGACTTTAACCGGTACCGGTCTGGTCGTGAACAATCTGGTGCTGGCTTTGCGGATGCTAAGCAACAGTGAACGTGCGTATGCGGACGTATATCCTCAGATTATAGTGAATATTGCATTGACCGGCCTGGCGGCATTGCTTATCGCTGCGCTATTGCTAACCTTGATGAAGCGCCGGTCTCCGTCTGTCCCACCGGCACGTAACCATTGGCCGGCCATCGTGCCCATGGTGATGATGTCGATTCTGCTGGCCCAGCTTGTATTCTGGGAGTTCTACAGTTAA
- a CDS encoding Na(+)/H(+) antiporter subunit F1, translating into MIQSILMLALSIMVISIGICAWRVVKGPSLPDRVAALDTIGINLLAMVAVLSVLFKTQAFIEYILLIGILSFIGTMALARYIERGVVFEHGHDQDDH; encoded by the coding sequence ATGATTCAATCGATTCTTATGCTGGCGTTGTCGATTATGGTCATCTCCATTGGAATCTGTGCCTGGAGGGTGGTTAAGGGGCCATCACTGCCTGACCGGGTTGCCGCACTCGATACCATCGGTATCAATCTGCTGGCGATGGTGGCCGTCCTCTCGGTTCTGTTCAAGACGCAAGCCTTTATAGAATATATTCTTCTGATCGGAATCCTCTCTTTTATCGGGACGATGGCTTTGGCCAGATATATCGAAAGGGGAGTGGTGTTTGAACATGGACATGATCAAGACGATCATTGA
- a CDS encoding Na+/H+ antiporter subunit E, with protein sequence MAFQILLNLMIAFLWMFLNNDWTASGFIVGYVLGVAVLVVMRRFFDGRLYLGKIWAILKLGALLLRELVVSSYVVVKAVLRPSLNIRPAILMYHTELKSDWEVAVLITMLCLTPGSVVLEVSKDNRTLYIHAMDIQDVEQFDANIRNTFERAILEVSRS encoded by the coding sequence ATGGCCTTTCAAATATTATTGAATCTCATGATCGCCTTCCTGTGGATGTTCCTGAATAATGACTGGACGGCCTCCGGCTTCATCGTCGGCTATGTGCTGGGGGTGGCCGTGCTGGTGGTCATGCGGCGCTTCTTCGACGGACGGCTGTATCTGGGCAAAATATGGGCGATTCTGAAGCTGGGAGCCTTGCTGCTGCGCGAGCTTGTGGTATCCAGCTATGTAGTGGTGAAGGCGGTGCTTAGACCGAGTCTCAATATACGCCCTGCTATCCTGATGTACCATACCGAGCTGAAGTCGGACTGGGAAGTAGCCGTGCTGATCACGATGCTCTGCCTTACGCCGGGTTCCGTCGTGCTGGAGGTGTCCAAAGACAACCGGACCTTGTACATTCATGCCATGGACATTCAGGATGTGGAGCAGTTCGATGCGAATATCCGTAATACCTTTGAACGCGCAATTCTGGAGGTGAGCCGTTCATGA
- a CDS encoding GntR family transcriptional regulator translates to MEIIISSNRNKPIYEQITSQIKGKIMSGELQAGDPIPSMRALAKSIQVSVITVQKAYEDLQRDGFIETTVGRGSFVSAVNQDVFQEEQLKKVDEHLMKAAEIARASGIKLDTMVDMLTIFYKEENNES, encoded by the coding sequence GTGGAGATTATCATCAGCAGTAACAGGAACAAGCCCATTTATGAGCAGATCACCTCGCAGATCAAAGGCAAAATCATGAGCGGAGAGCTCCAGGCAGGAGACCCCATTCCTTCGATGCGCGCCTTGGCTAAGTCCATTCAGGTCAGTGTCATCACCGTACAGAAGGCGTATGAGGACCTGCAACGTGACGGATTCATCGAAACGACGGTCGGGCGCGGAAGCTTCGTCTCGGCCGTGAACCAGGATGTCTTTCAGGAAGAGCAATTGAAGAAGGTGGATGAGCATCTAATGAAGGCGGCCGAAATCGCCCGTGCAAGCGGAATCAAACTGGATACGATGGTGGATATGCTGACTATCTTTTACAAGGAGGAGAATAATGAATCTTAG
- the mnhG gene encoding monovalent cation/H(+) antiporter subunit G produces MDMIKTIIEYVFVLLILTGALLSAVSSVGLIRLPDVYLRSHAAAKSATLGVLCVLSGAFLYFAFFLDFISAKLLLGIVFVFMTSPLSAHLTGRAAYRSGVPLWSRRVQDDLKEALEKEQATEQATERVKTDASP; encoded by the coding sequence ATGGACATGATCAAGACGATCATTGAGTATGTGTTTGTCCTGCTGATTCTGACCGGGGCCTTGCTTAGCGCAGTCAGCTCTGTAGGGCTGATCCGTTTGCCCGATGTCTACTTAAGATCACATGCCGCTGCCAAAAGTGCTACGCTTGGTGTGCTCTGTGTACTCAGCGGCGCATTCCTGTATTTCGCCTTCTTCCTTGACTTCATCAGTGCCAAGCTGCTGCTCGGAATCGTGTTCGTCTTCATGACTTCGCCGCTCTCCGCTCATCTGACAGGCCGCGCGGCCTACCGTTCCGGTGTTCCGCTCTGGAGCCGCCGCGTTCAGGATGATCTCAAGGAGGCGCTGGAAAAGGAACAAGCAACGGAACAGGCAACGGAACGTGTGAAGACTGACGCATCACCATAA
- a CDS encoding Na(+)/H(+) antiporter subunit C — MEILIALAIGVLFTVGVYLVLSKSLLRILLGTTLLTHGVHLLLLTMAGLKTGASPLLGEKADSYVDPLPQALILTSIVISFGVSAFFIVLAYRAYRSAGTDDVEGSKGERP; from the coding sequence ATGGAGATCCTTATTGCCCTGGCGATCGGTGTCTTGTTTACCGTAGGTGTCTATCTGGTCCTGTCCAAAAGTCTGCTCCGTATCCTGCTCGGGACGACGCTGCTGACTCATGGCGTTCATCTGCTGCTGCTGACGATGGCTGGCCTGAAGACGGGCGCTTCACCTCTGCTTGGCGAGAAGGCGGATAGTTATGTCGATCCGCTGCCGCAGGCGCTTATCCTGACTTCCATTGTCATCAGCTTTGGGGTATCCGCGTTCTTCATCGTTCTGGCCTACCGGGCTTACCGCTCGGCGGGGACGGATGATGTGGAAGGAAGCAAGGGGGAGAGACCATGA
- a CDS encoding Na+/H+ antiporter subunit D: MNNLLVLPLLIPAFTAVILIFLKERVKLQRILSAISVLVNIAVALIIVYQVHTDGIQTLYMGGWIPPYGIVFVADMFAALLVLTAAVVGAACLFFSFASIGEERERFYYYTFFHFLLTGVFGSFLTGDLFNLFVCFEVLLVASYAMIVLGGTRIQLRETLKYILVNVISSTLFVAAIAYLYAATGTLNMAHLAIRVGEAGQGGVMNVIAVLLLLVFSLKAGLLLFFWLPDSYSAPPQAVRALFGALLTKVGLYAITRTFSLIFVHDMALTHSLIGWMAGATMILGAIGALAYNDLSRIFNYNIVISVGFIAFGISLATQDSLSGVVFYLMHDMVAKALLFFLGGLIVAASGTEQLRLMGGLIRRYPWTGWMFFVLTLALVGVPPLSGFAGKVMMVRSGFGEQHTVLALIALASSFVVLYSLIKVFQQVFWGGEKSDEEIRPLRYKAMMVPAAVLFVLVILMGIGAELVNGYVGQAGAVLADPAAYINAVMKE; the protein is encoded by the coding sequence ATGAATAACCTGCTGGTACTGCCTTTGCTGATTCCGGCCTTTACGGCGGTCATTCTGATTTTTCTGAAGGAACGAGTTAAGCTGCAGCGTATCCTCAGTGCCATCAGTGTGCTGGTGAACATCGCAGTAGCGCTTATCATAGTGTACCAGGTCCATACAGACGGGATTCAGACGCTCTATATGGGAGGGTGGATACCGCCTTACGGCATCGTCTTCGTAGCCGATATGTTCGCAGCGCTGCTCGTCTTGACGGCTGCGGTGGTGGGGGCAGCTTGCCTGTTCTTCTCCTTCGCAAGCATCGGTGAGGAGCGGGAGCGTTTCTACTATTACACGTTCTTCCATTTCCTGCTTACCGGCGTGTTCGGCTCGTTCCTGACGGGTGACCTGTTCAACCTGTTTGTCTGCTTCGAGGTGCTGCTGGTTGCTTCCTACGCTATGATTGTTTTGGGTGGAACCCGTATACAGCTGCGTGAGACGCTCAAGTATATCCTTGTCAACGTAATTTCCTCCACCTTGTTCGTAGCAGCGATTGCTTATCTGTACGCTGCGACAGGCACGCTTAATATGGCTCATCTGGCCATCCGTGTGGGAGAGGCCGGGCAGGGCGGAGTCATGAATGTGATTGCCGTGCTGCTGCTGCTGGTGTTCTCGCTCAAAGCAGGTCTGCTGTTATTCTTCTGGCTGCCGGATTCGTACAGTGCTCCTCCGCAGGCGGTAAGGGCCTTGTTCGGCGCACTGCTTACCAAGGTAGGGCTGTATGCGATCACCAGAACGTTCTCGCTGATTTTTGTACATGATATGGCCTTGACCCATTCGCTGATCGGCTGGATGGCAGGGGCCACTATGATCCTTGGAGCCATAGGGGCACTCGCCTATAATGATCTAAGCCGCATCTTCAATTATAATATTGTCATCAGTGTTGGTTTCATCGCCTTCGGCATCTCCTTAGCTACCCAGGATTCGCTGAGCGGGGTTGTGTTCTATCTGATGCACGATATGGTGGCCAAGGCGCTGCTGTTCTTCCTGGGCGGGCTGATTGTCGCGGCTTCGGGGACGGAGCAGCTGAGGCTGATGGGCGGTCTGATCCGCCGTTATCCGTGGACGGGCTGGATGTTCTTCGTCCTGACGCTGGCGCTGGTCGGCGTTCCTCCGCTTAGCGGTTTTGCCGGGAAGGTCATGATGGTCCGCAGCGGCTTCGGAGAGCAGCACACTGTGCTTGCGCTCATCGCCCTCGCTTCCAGCTTCGTTGTCTTGTATTCGCTGATCAAAGTGTTCCAGCAGGTATTCTGGGGGGGCGAGAAGAGCGATGAAGAAATCCGCCCTCTGCGCTACAAAGCGATGATGGTCCCTGCTGCTGTGCTGTTTGTTCTAGTCATCTTAATGGGTATCGGCGCTGAGCTGGTGAACGGCTATGTGGGGCAGGCCGGCGCAGTCCTCGCTGATCCGGCAGCGTACATTAATGCTGTCATGAAGGAGTAG